The following are from one region of the Silene latifolia isolate original U9 population chromosome 9, ASM4854445v1, whole genome shotgun sequence genome:
- the LOC141601307 gene encoding uncharacterized protein LOC141601307 translates to MSTEDMIRDLTLSVTHDRAYNKQNFKNLENKVSQLATAINRLEAKDSNALPSQTVVNPKNVSAVSLRNGRQLVEVEKVKRKVKEPVIHEIEEEIVTKEGEEASIVKEKEQIPSSILVVEPEVPFPNALKRTHHFEHDKDIYEVFQKCEVNIPLLNLLKSIPKYAKFLKELCTIKRNNKLKGVKKVKVSEHVSAMFQRKLPTKCSDLGMFTIPCTIGNTKIQKAMLDLGAFINVMPYSLYESMKLGPLHATSVVIQLAGRSNVYPKGIVEDVLILVDNLIFSADFYVLDMEHDKHTAPILLGRPFLKTASTKIDVSSGSMTMESNGHVVQFNIYDAMKYPADYHSMNFVDAVVDPLAQDFFNLNGDDELQVALENSVDGQEVEYAFSANLQEVVAELHKLEELPLYFNNKLPLTVPSEKLLPSVL, encoded by the coding sequence ATGTCCACGGAGGATATGATTCGGGATCTTACTCTCAGTGTTACTCATGATAGAGCATATAATAAGCAAAATTTTAAAAATCTTGAAAATAAGGTTAGTCAGCTAGCTACTGCCATTAATCGGTTGGAGGCTAAAGATTCTAATGCACTACCATCTCAAACGGTGGTGAATCCAAAGAATGTGAGTGCAGTCTCTTTGAGAAATGGGAGACAACTAGTGGAGGTTGAGAAAGTGAAAAGAAAAGTCAAGGAACCGGTGATTCATGAAATAGAGGAAGAGATAGTGACCAAGGAAGGTGAAGAAGCGTCTATTGTTAAGGAGAAGGAGCAGATTCCCTCTTCTATACTGGTGGTGgaaccggaggtaccatttcctaatgCACTTAAGAGGACTCACCACTTTGAGCACGATAAGGACATTTATGAGGTATTTCAAAAGTGTGAGGTAAACATCCCCCTTCTTAATCTTTTGAAAAGTATTCCAAAATATGCAAAATTCTTAAAGGAGTTGTGTACTATTAAAAGGAATAACAAGCTGAAAGGGGTAAAAAAAGTGAAGGTTAGTGAACATGTGTCCGCTATGTTTCAAAGAAAATTACCCACTAAGTGTAGTGATCTGGGCATGTTCACTATCCCTTGCACCATTGGAAACACTAAGATTCAAAAGGCCATGCTAGATTTAGGAGCTTTTATTAATGTGATGCCTTACTCCTTATATGAATCTATGAAACTTGGTCCTTTACATGCTACCAGTGTTGTTATCCAGTTAGCTGGTAGATCGAATGTCTACCCGAAAGGGATTGTTGAGGATGTGCTTATTTTGGTTGATAATCTTATCTTTTCTGCTGATTTTTATGTGCTAGACATGGAACATGATAAACATACGGCTCCTATTCTGTTAGGTAGGCCATTCTTGAAAACTGCTAGCACTAAGATTGATGTATCTAGTGGGTCTATGACTATGGAGTCTAATGGTCATGTTGTGCAGTTTAACATCTATGATGCTATGAAATACCCTGCTGATTACCACTCTATGAATTTTGTTGATGCTGTTGTTGATCCATTAGCTCAAGATTTCTTTAATCTTAATGGTGATGATGAGCTGCAGGTAGCTTTGGAGAATAGTGTAGATGGTCAAGAGGTAGAATATGCTTTTTCTGCCAACTTGCAAGAAGTGGTGGCCGAATTACATAAGTTGGAGGAGCTTCCtttatattttaataataaattgcCACTAACTGTTCCTTCGGAGAAATTGTTGCCATCTGTTTTGTAG